One Psychrobacillus glaciei genomic region harbors:
- the rplI gene encoding 50S ribosomal protein L9, which produces MKVVFLKDVKGKGKKGEIKNVADGYAHNFLLKNNLAVEANSAAISALEGQKKKSEKEAAEELAESKKLKEVLEQLTVELKAKSGIDGRLFGSVTTKQIAAQLEKTHGIKLDKRKMELDDAIRALGFTNVPVKLHHEVVATLKVHVIVEA; this is translated from the coding sequence ATGAAAGTAGTATTCTTAAAAGATGTAAAAGGAAAAGGTAAAAAGGGTGAAATCAAAAATGTTGCTGACGGATATGCACATAATTTCTTATTAAAAAATAACCTTGCAGTTGAGGCAAACTCAGCAGCAATTAGTGCATTAGAAGGACAAAAGAAAAAATCCGAAAAAGAAGCAGCAGAAGAATTAGCTGAATCAAAAAAATTAAAAGAGGTTCTAGAACAACTTACTGTTGAACTAAAAGCAAAATCTGGAATTGACGGGCGCTTATTCGGTTCCGTTACGACAAAACAAATTGCAGCCCAATTAGAAAAAACGCATGGCATTAAACTAGATAAACGTAAAATGGAATTAGATGATGCCATTCGTGCATTAGGATTTACAAATGTTCCTGTTAAACTTCATCATGAAGTAGTGGCTACATTAAAAGTCCATGTAATAGTAGAAGCGTAA
- a CDS encoding peptidoglycan DD-metalloendopeptidase family protein yields the protein MFLKRKNEEQKDSHQDVLSNGRSKMMKKVAVSILLISSLSFNMAFANEGKKSTLKEIYHIYANGQYIGSLSDKKEIQKIIERKEQATSIQYEDLSIKAGSNLSIVPKQVFTQSTNDEVTLKKLDKIIEVEATAFALSINDEMAVYVKDLNAYQEVIRKLKMHFVTEEELNELDARKGSHESLPELRENETRIADINLKEKVSGVTVSVNPKKIVTPDDAVRLLLDGTLEQEVYKVCAGDVLGMIANKHHLTPDELIKINPGITDTTVLQIGQELNVTVLKPIINVEVQYEKKAVEVMKHTKTVLETDEISKGDTKVKQEGSDGKKVATYLVSQKNGVQVGQTIIEETILVEPKENIVLKGTKVIPSRGSGVFAWPAEGGYISSQMGYRWGRQHEGIDIARPSGFTIKATDNGVVAAAGWDGTYGKRVIVDHHNGYKTTYAHLSSISVSIGEVVPQGSKLGVMGSTGRATGTHLHFEVEKNGVTINPLSVLK from the coding sequence ATGTTTTTGAAAAGAAAGAATGAGGAACAAAAGGATAGTCATCAAGATGTTCTTTCAAACGGAAGGTCAAAGATGATGAAAAAAGTAGCCGTATCAATTCTACTAATTTCTAGTTTATCCTTTAATATGGCTTTTGCAAACGAAGGTAAAAAAAGCACACTAAAAGAAATCTATCATATATACGCAAATGGACAATATATAGGATCATTATCTGATAAAAAAGAGATACAAAAAATTATAGAGCGAAAAGAACAAGCTACAAGCATCCAGTACGAAGATCTCTCCATCAAAGCAGGTTCTAATCTATCTATTGTACCTAAACAAGTTTTTACACAATCCACCAATGATGAAGTAACCCTTAAAAAGTTAGACAAAATAATTGAAGTCGAAGCAACTGCATTTGCGTTATCTATCAATGACGAGATGGCCGTCTACGTCAAAGATTTGAATGCATACCAAGAAGTGATTCGTAAACTAAAAATGCATTTTGTTACGGAAGAAGAGTTAAACGAACTGGATGCAAGAAAGGGTTCTCATGAATCATTACCCGAATTGAGAGAAAATGAAACCCGCATAGCAGATATAAATTTAAAAGAGAAAGTTTCTGGTGTTACAGTAAGTGTAAACCCAAAGAAAATTGTAACGCCAGATGATGCTGTAAGACTTCTATTAGATGGAACACTAGAACAAGAAGTATATAAAGTCTGTGCAGGAGATGTTTTGGGAATGATTGCAAACAAGCATCACCTAACACCAGACGAACTAATAAAAATTAATCCTGGGATTACTGATACTACAGTATTACAAATAGGACAAGAGTTAAATGTTACCGTCTTAAAACCTATTATAAATGTAGAAGTTCAATACGAGAAAAAAGCGGTTGAGGTGATGAAACATACTAAAACTGTATTAGAAACCGATGAGATTAGCAAAGGCGATACGAAGGTAAAACAAGAAGGATCAGATGGTAAAAAGGTAGCAACTTATTTAGTGAGTCAAAAAAACGGTGTTCAAGTAGGACAAACTATTATAGAAGAAACGATTCTTGTAGAACCGAAGGAGAACATTGTTTTAAAAGGTACTAAAGTAATTCCTTCTCGAGGATCAGGTGTTTTTGCTTGGCCAGCAGAAGGTGGATATATTTCTAGTCAAATGGGTTATCGTTGGGGCAGACAACATGAAGGAATAGATATTGCTCGTCCTAGTGGATTTACGATCAAAGCAACTGATAACGGTGTCGTTGCAGCTGCTGGTTGGGATGGAACTTATGGTAAGAGAGTAATAGTAGATCATCACAATGGTTATAAGACAACTTATGCTCATCTTTCATCTATTAGTGTAAGTATAGGAGAAGTTGTTCCCCAAGGTTCTAAACTAGGTGTTATGGGTAGTACAGGACGTGCAACAGGCACTCACTTGCATTTTGAAGTAGAAAAAAACGGAGTTACTATTAATCCTTTATCTGTATTAAAATGA
- a CDS encoding DUF3267 domain-containing protein: protein MQNKEDILSIIEIDLKKVAWSSLLMTVLLSILGLLFYAWLYDGFAITFSFVDFLLFFIGYVLLIVLHEAFHLIGFWLFGKVPWNSMDYGLNLKLGIAYATTNLPLPNKAMKKALLLPFWMTGVIPMLLGYFIELPSLILLGAWLIAGAAGDFAMYKELRKYPADVLIKDDPVMPKLYVMK, encoded by the coding sequence ATGCAAAATAAAGAAGATATCTTGTCTATTATTGAAATAGATTTAAAAAAAGTTGCTTGGTCTAGCTTATTAATGACAGTACTTCTATCCATTCTTGGTCTATTATTTTATGCTTGGTTATACGATGGCTTTGCGATAACTTTTTCATTCGTTGATTTCTTATTATTTTTCATCGGCTATGTATTACTTATAGTTTTACATGAGGCCTTCCATTTAATTGGATTTTGGTTGTTTGGAAAAGTTCCGTGGAATAGCATGGACTACGGCCTTAATCTTAAACTGGGTATTGCTTATGCAACAACCAATTTACCATTACCAAACAAAGCAATGAAAAAAGCATTACTACTTCCTTTTTGGATGACAGGAGTTATTCCGATGCTTTTAGGCTATTTCATAGAATTACCAAGTTTGATTTTATTAGGAGCTTGGTTAATAGCAGGAGCTGCTGGAGATTTTGCTATGTATAAAGAGCTAAGAAAATACCCTGCAGATGTACTGATTAAAGATGATCCAGTAATGCCAAAATTATACGTAATGAAATAA
- a CDS encoding DHH family phosphoesterase: protein MASFFRKRPIRYPLVLFMLLGGVASYLILSNSILVGLLFAILVIGVSIYAWILEQRVYEETEKHIETLSYRMKKVGEEALLEMPIGILLINDQYIIEWANPYMTQKLPFDTIIGEELLSISKDFQQFIKQEDSKEITISIDNNNYKVLYKAEEKLLYFFDITEQIEMESLYYGDRTVIGVLFIDNYDEIAQGMDDQTRGQLNSIVTSCVNDWGAKYGNYVKRISSDRFLAVFNESILVELEKNKFSILDDIRETTSKFGFSLTLSVGVGAGSTSLVELGELAQSSLDLVLGRGGDQVAIKNPNGKVKFYGGKTNPVEKRTRVRARVISHALRDLIQDSDKVFVMGHRMPDMDAIGSAVGVRKMSEMNKVEGYVVIDFNELDKSVLRLMDEIKEKPELYERFISPEEAMNKITDKTLLVIVDTHKPSLVIDEKLLNKAEKIVVIDHHRRGEEFISNTMLVYMEPYASSTSELVTELLEYQPKNEKMTMLEATSMLAGIIVDTKSFTLRTGARTFEAASYLRTHGADTVLVQKLLKEDIDTYVERSKIIQTVEFFKAGIAIAHGAENISYSQVLLAQTADILLAMNNITASFVIGRRSDTVIGISARSLGDLNVQLVMEKLNGGGHLTNAACQLENTTLEAAIQLLKTAIEETLEGGTTE, encoded by the coding sequence GTGGCGTCTTTTTTTAGAAAACGACCAATTCGATATCCACTCGTTTTGTTTATGCTTCTCGGTGGGGTTGCATCTTATTTAATCCTGTCTAACAGCATTTTAGTTGGGTTATTATTTGCTATATTAGTTATTGGAGTTTCTATTTATGCGTGGATTTTAGAACAACGAGTTTATGAAGAAACAGAAAAACATATTGAAACGCTTTCTTATCGAATGAAAAAAGTTGGTGAGGAAGCCTTGTTAGAAATGCCAATTGGTATTTTATTGATAAACGATCAATATATAATTGAATGGGCAAATCCTTATATGACACAAAAGCTTCCTTTCGATACGATTATTGGTGAGGAGCTTCTTTCTATATCAAAGGATTTCCAACAATTTATAAAGCAAGAGGACTCAAAAGAAATAACGATTTCTATAGATAACAATAATTATAAAGTACTCTATAAGGCCGAAGAGAAGTTACTTTATTTCTTTGATATTACGGAACAAATTGAAATGGAGTCATTATATTACGGAGATCGAACGGTTATTGGTGTTTTATTTATTGATAATTATGATGAGATTGCACAAGGCATGGATGATCAAACAAGAGGTCAGTTAAATAGTATCGTTACATCTTGTGTGAATGATTGGGGCGCAAAGTATGGAAATTATGTAAAAAGAATTTCATCGGATCGCTTCTTAGCTGTATTTAATGAATCTATTCTAGTGGAGCTAGAAAAGAATAAATTCTCTATATTAGATGACATTAGAGAAACGACATCCAAATTTGGTTTTTCCTTAACGCTAAGTGTTGGGGTAGGGGCTGGATCTACTTCCTTAGTAGAGCTAGGTGAATTAGCACAGTCGAGCTTAGATTTAGTATTGGGTAGAGGCGGAGATCAAGTAGCCATAAAAAACCCAAATGGAAAAGTAAAGTTTTACGGCGGGAAAACAAACCCAGTAGAAAAAAGAACTAGAGTACGAGCAAGAGTCATATCCCATGCACTTAGAGATTTAATCCAAGATAGTGATAAGGTATTTGTCATGGGACATCGCATGCCGGATATGGATGCAATTGGATCGGCTGTCGGAGTTCGAAAAATGTCTGAGATGAATAAAGTAGAAGGTTATGTGGTCATTGACTTTAATGAATTAGATAAAAGTGTGCTTCGTTTAATGGATGAAATAAAAGAGAAGCCAGAGCTTTATGAGCGTTTTATTAGTCCTGAAGAAGCGATGAATAAAATAACGGATAAAACACTATTAGTTATTGTAGACACACATAAACCTAGTCTAGTTATTGATGAGAAATTGCTAAATAAGGCCGAGAAAATTGTTGTAATAGATCATCACAGAAGAGGTGAAGAGTTTATATCTAATACAATGCTCGTATATATGGAGCCATATGCATCATCCACTTCGGAATTAGTTACTGAATTACTAGAATATCAGCCTAAAAATGAAAAAATGACAATGCTTGAAGCAACCTCGATGCTCGCGGGAATAATTGTGGACACCAAAAGTTTTACATTGCGTACAGGGGCTAGAACTTTTGAAGCGGCCTCTTATCTTCGAACACATGGAGCAGACACAGTGCTAGTACAAAAACTTTTAAAAGAAGATATTGATACCTATGTGGAACGTTCCAAGATTATTCAAACCGTCGAATTTTTTAAAGCAGGTATTGCCATTGCTCATGGAGCAGAAAATATATCTTATAGCCAAGTCCTACTTGCTCAAACCGCCGATATTTTGCTGGCGATGAATAATATTACGGCATCTTTTGTAATAGGAAGAAGAAGTGATACTGTTATTGGGATCAGTGCAAGATCATTGGGAGACTTAAATGTCCAGCTGGTAATGGAGAAGCTTAATGGAGGCGGACATTTAACAAATGCTGCTTGCCAATTAGAAAATACAACCCTTGAAGCAGCTATTCAACTGCTTAAAACAGCAATAGAAGAGACACTAGAAGGAGGAACAACAGAATGA
- a CDS encoding adenylosuccinate synthase, whose translation MPSVVVVGTQWGDEGKGKITDFLSENSEVIARYQGGNNAGHTIIFGGETYKLHLIPSGIFYKDKISVIGNGMVVDPRALVKELKGLHDRGVATENLRISNRAHVILPYHIKQDEVEEARRGANKIGTTGKGIGPAYMDKAARVGIRIADLLDYEVFKEKLEHNLDEKNRMFEKFYETEGFTVEEILEEFYNYGQEIEKYVTDTSKVLNDALDEGRRVLFEGAQGVMLDIDQGTYPFVTSSNPVAGGVTIGAGVGPTKINHVVGVCKAYTSRVGDGPFPTELFDDIGNQIREVGKEYGTTTGRPRRIGWFDTVVIRHAKRVSGLTDLTVNSIDVLTGLKTVKICTAYKYKEELITEYPANLRMLAECEPVYEELPGWSEDITSCKTLDELPETARHYLERVSQLTGVPISIFSVGPDRTQTNIISSVWR comes from the coding sequence TTGCCATCAGTAGTTGTAGTAGGTACGCAATGGGGAGACGAAGGAAAAGGAAAGATAACAGATTTTCTATCCGAGAATTCAGAAGTAATCGCACGATATCAAGGTGGTAACAATGCCGGGCATACAATAATTTTTGGAGGAGAAACATATAAACTTCACCTTATTCCCTCAGGTATTTTTTACAAAGATAAAATTTCAGTTATTGGCAACGGTATGGTAGTAGATCCAAGAGCACTTGTAAAAGAACTAAAAGGTTTACATGATCGTGGTGTCGCAACCGAAAATCTACGTATTTCCAATCGTGCCCATGTTATTTTACCTTATCATATAAAACAAGATGAAGTAGAAGAAGCACGTAGAGGTGCAAACAAAATTGGTACAACTGGTAAAGGGATAGGTCCAGCTTATATGGATAAAGCTGCACGAGTTGGTATTCGAATTGCAGATCTTCTCGATTACGAAGTATTTAAAGAAAAATTAGAGCATAATTTAGATGAAAAAAATAGAATGTTTGAAAAGTTTTACGAAACAGAAGGATTTACGGTAGAAGAAATTTTAGAAGAATTTTATAACTATGGCCAAGAGATTGAAAAATATGTAACTGATACTTCAAAAGTATTAAACGATGCGCTGGATGAAGGTCGTCGTGTATTATTTGAAGGCGCACAAGGTGTAATGCTAGATATCGACCAAGGGACATATCCATTCGTTACTTCTTCGAATCCTGTTGCAGGAGGTGTAACGATCGGTGCAGGTGTAGGCCCAACTAAAATTAATCATGTCGTTGGAGTATGTAAAGCATATACATCACGTGTAGGTGATGGTCCTTTCCCAACGGAGCTTTTTGATGATATAGGAAATCAAATTCGTGAAGTAGGAAAGGAATACGGAACTACTACAGGACGCCCACGTCGTATTGGTTGGTTTGACACTGTAGTAATTAGACACGCTAAACGTGTAAGTGGTCTAACTGATTTAACGGTTAACTCCATTGACGTATTAACGGGACTAAAAACTGTTAAGATTTGCACTGCTTACAAATATAAAGAGGAACTAATTACGGAGTATCCAGCAAATCTTCGTATGCTAGCTGAATGTGAACCAGTATACGAGGAGTTACCAGGCTGGAGCGAAGATATAACAAGTTGCAAAACATTAGATGAATTGCCAGAAACGGCTCGACATTATTTAGAACGTGTTTCTCAGCTGACCGGTGTACCAATTTCTATATTCTCGGTAGGACCAGACCGTACACAAACGAATATTATCTCAAGCGTTTGGCGTTAG
- the rpsR gene encoding 30S ribosomal protein S18: protein MAPRRGGKRRRKVCYFTANNITNIDYKDVDLLKKFVSERGKILPRRVTGTSAKYQRKLTRAIKVSRIMALLPFSSEER from the coding sequence ATGGCACCACGTCGCGGAGGCAAAAGACGCCGTAAAGTTTGTTACTTCACTGCTAACAACATCACAAACATCGATTATAAAGATGTAGATTTGTTGAAAAAATTCGTGTCAGAACGTGGGAAAATTCTTCCACGTCGTGTGACAGGAACAAGCGCGAAGTACCAACGCAAATTGACACGAGCTATCAAAGTATCTCGTATCATGGCTTTACTACCATTCTCTTCTGAAGAGAGATAA
- the yycF gene encoding response regulator YycF produces the protein MSKKILVVDDEKPIADILQFNLKKEGFQVFCAYDGDEALRKVEEIQPDLMLLDIMLPNRDGMEVCREIRKKYDFPIIMLTAKDSEIDKVLGLELGADDYVTKPFSTRELIARVKANMRRHQTIQGDVEVVTNDITIGPLTIQPDAYLVLKRDETIELTHREFELLHYLAKHIGQVMTREHLLQTVWGYDYFGDVRTVDVTIRRLREKIEDNPSHPTWIVTRRGVGYYLRSPEQE, from the coding sequence ATGAGTAAAAAAATATTAGTAGTCGATGACGAAAAACCAATTGCAGATATACTTCAATTTAATTTAAAAAAAGAGGGTTTTCAAGTTTTTTGTGCCTACGATGGGGACGAAGCATTAAGAAAAGTAGAAGAAATTCAACCTGATTTAATGCTATTGGATATTATGCTTCCAAACCGAGATGGTATGGAGGTTTGTAGAGAAATACGTAAAAAATATGATTTTCCTATTATTATGCTAACTGCAAAGGACTCAGAGATTGATAAAGTACTTGGGCTAGAGTTAGGTGCGGATGATTATGTAACAAAGCCATTTAGCACACGAGAGTTAATTGCTCGAGTAAAAGCAAATATGAGAAGGCATCAAACAATTCAAGGAGATGTGGAAGTTGTAACAAATGATATTACAATTGGTCCCCTTACCATTCAACCAGACGCCTACTTAGTGTTAAAAAGGGACGAAACAATTGAATTAACACATCGCGAGTTTGAATTATTGCATTATCTAGCAAAACATATTGGACAAGTAATGACCCGGGAACATTTATTGCAAACAGTATGGGGATATGACTACTTTGGAGACGTTCGTACCGTTGATGTTACAATTCGTCGTTTACGAGAAAAGATTGAAGATAATCCAAGTCACCCTACATGGATTGTTACTAGAAGAGGCGTTGGTTACTATTTACGAAGTCCTGAACAGGAGTAG
- the rpsF gene encoding 30S ribosomal protein S6 has protein sequence MRKYELMYIIQPAIEEDAKKALVERFNEILTSNGAEIIEAKEWGKRRLAYEINDLREGYYQIVKVNSDSKAIDEYIRLANINEDIIRHIAVRIDDKK, from the coding sequence ATGAGAAAGTACGAATTAATGTACATTATCCAACCAGCAATCGAAGAAGATGCGAAGAAAGCTTTAGTTGAGCGTTTCAACGAAATCTTAACTTCAAATGGTGCAGAAATCATCGAAGCAAAAGAGTGGGGTAAACGCCGTTTAGCTTACGAAATCAACGACTTGCGTGAAGGTTACTACCAAATCGTTAAAGTAAACTCTGATTCAAAAGCAATCGATGAATACATTCGTTTAGCTAACATCAATGAAGACATTATCCGTCACATTGCTGTTCGTATCGACGATAAAAAATAA
- the ssb gene encoding single-stranded DNA-binding protein, producing the protein MINRVVLVGRLTKDPELRYTPSGVAMARFTLAVNRTFSNQQGEREADFINCVVWRKQAENTANFLKKGSLAGVEGRIQTGSYEGQDGKRVYTTDVVADSVQFLEPRSSSGERSQGGQPFGSGQQQQQQNSFPTYQQNQPMNQQNYTRVDEDPFANSSGPIEVSDDDLPF; encoded by the coding sequence ATGATTAACCGTGTCGTTTTAGTTGGAAGACTAACAAAAGATCCGGAACTTCGCTATACACCAAGTGGTGTTGCAATGGCAAGATTTACACTAGCTGTCAATCGAACATTCTCCAACCAACAAGGTGAAAGAGAAGCTGATTTTATCAACTGTGTCGTTTGGAGAAAGCAAGCGGAAAACACAGCTAACTTTTTGAAAAAAGGAAGTTTAGCTGGGGTTGAAGGGCGTATTCAGACAGGCAGTTATGAAGGACAAGATGGAAAACGTGTTTATACGACGGATGTTGTCGCAGACAGTGTTCAGTTCTTAGAGCCGCGTAGTAGTTCTGGTGAACGTAGCCAAGGGGGACAACCATTTGGTAGCGGGCAACAGCAACAACAACAAAATTCATTTCCGACATATCAGCAAAACCAACCAATGAATCAGCAAAATTATACACGTGTTGATGAAGATCCATTTGCAAACAGTAGTGGGCCAATCGAAGTATCGGATGACGATCTACCGTTTTAA
- the dnaB gene encoding replicative DNA helicase: MSDPLLDRVPPHNQEAEQSVIGAIFLEPQALITAAEIIMPEDFFRVAHQKIFQTMIRLSDQGKAIDVVTVTEELSAKKELEDVGGISYISEIANAVPTAANIGHYAKIVEEKSILRRLIRVATTIVEDGFTREDEVEALLAEAERKMMEVASRKNAGDFQHIKDVLVETYDNIEKLHSRKGDVTGIPTGFRDLDRITAGFQRNDLIIVAARPSVGKTAFALNVAQNVATKTDENVAIFSLEMGAEQLVMRMLCAEGNIDAQVLRTGALTTEDWRKLTMAMGSLSNAGIFIDDTPGIRVNEIRSKCRRLQQEYGLGMILIDYLQLIQGSGGSQANRQQEVSEISRSLKGLARELKVPVIALSQLSRGVEQRQDKRPMMSDLRESGSIEQDADIVSFLYREDYYDKETENQNMIEIIIAKQRNGPTGTVTLAFVKEFNKFVNIDWSQHQAPPA; encoded by the coding sequence ATGAGCGATCCACTATTGGACCGTGTGCCACCACATAACCAAGAAGCTGAACAGTCTGTCATTGGAGCAATATTTTTAGAACCGCAAGCATTAATTACCGCTGCTGAAATAATTATGCCAGAAGACTTTTTTCGAGTAGCGCATCAGAAAATTTTTCAAACGATGATTCGTTTAAGTGATCAAGGAAAAGCAATTGACGTAGTTACCGTAACAGAAGAACTTTCTGCCAAAAAAGAATTAGAAGATGTGGGTGGTATTTCTTACATTAGTGAGATTGCAAATGCAGTACCAACAGCTGCAAACATTGGGCATTACGCAAAAATTGTAGAAGAGAAATCAATTTTGCGGCGTTTAATTCGAGTAGCTACAACCATTGTTGAAGATGGATTTACAAGAGAAGATGAAGTAGAAGCCTTGCTAGCTGAGGCTGAACGAAAAATGATGGAAGTTGCCAGCAGAAAAAACGCTGGTGATTTTCAACATATTAAAGACGTTTTAGTGGAAACATACGATAATATCGAAAAACTTCACTCAAGAAAAGGCGATGTAACGGGTATTCCAACAGGTTTTAGAGATTTGGATCGCATTACAGCTGGCTTCCAAAGAAATGATTTAATCATTGTAGCTGCTCGTCCATCTGTAGGGAAAACCGCATTCGCACTGAATGTTGCGCAAAATGTTGCAACAAAAACAGATGAAAATGTGGCTATTTTTAGTTTAGAGATGGGTGCAGAACAGTTAGTTATGCGTATGCTATGTGCGGAGGGGAATATTGATGCGCAAGTTTTGCGTACAGGAGCCCTTACAACAGAGGATTGGCGTAAGTTAACGATGGCAATGGGGAGTTTATCAAATGCCGGTATTTTTATTGATGATACTCCTGGTATTCGTGTAAATGAAATACGATCCAAATGCCGTCGCCTACAACAAGAATATGGCTTGGGCATGATATTAATCGATTACTTGCAGCTTATTCAAGGTAGTGGCGGCAGCCAGGCAAATCGACAACAAGAGGTTTCCGAAATTTCACGTTCTTTAAAAGGACTTGCACGAGAGCTAAAAGTCCCTGTCATTGCTTTGTCTCAGCTTTCACGTGGAGTGGAGCAACGGCAAGATAAAAGACCGATGATGTCCGATTTACGTGAATCTGGTTCAATCGAGCAAGATGCGGATATTGTTTCTTTCTTATATCGAGAGGATTATTACGATAAAGAAACAGAAAATCAGAATATGATTGAAATAATAATTGCGAAACAACGTAATGGTCCCACTGGAACTGTAACACTAGCTTTCGTGAAGGAATTTAACAAATTCGTCAATATCGACTGGAGTCAACATCAAGCTCCTCCAGCGTAA
- a CDS encoding YybS family protein: MLKNQTSYLTFGAMMIALFSILLAMSVYVPFVGFITSFIVPLPIAWYSAKFERKQASWVTIIGIIISFIIGGVFGVLFALIVAPLGFIIGDAIRNKKSKVYLLMASGIFLLLMTALQYIISIWVLNINVLEQLFESFEIYYDQVGNIMSSMGQLPKDYDEQVAQAILIAKMIMPSYFIGGVFITAIIYLAINLSLLKRLKLEVPKFSKFKDFRLPKAVLWYYLIVSIFSLFATFEVGSFGYLASINALLILRALLFLQGVSLIHYYFHVLGYPKWLALIVTILAVPLYTFTIIVGVFDLGFNLRSYLKGRYKK; the protein is encoded by the coding sequence ATGCTAAAAAATCAGACAAGCTATTTAACTTTTGGAGCAATGATGATTGCACTATTTTCTATTCTCTTGGCAATGTCCGTATATGTTCCGTTTGTTGGTTTCATTACTTCTTTTATTGTACCTTTACCAATTGCTTGGTATAGTGCTAAATTCGAGCGAAAACAAGCATCATGGGTTACGATAATTGGTATAATAATTTCCTTTATAATCGGTGGTGTTTTTGGCGTATTATTTGCGTTAATCGTAGCCCCATTAGGATTTATTATAGGAGATGCAATTAGAAACAAAAAGTCAAAGGTCTATTTGCTAATGGCATCTGGAATTTTTTTATTACTAATGACAGCCCTACAATACATAATATCTATTTGGGTATTGAATATTAATGTCCTGGAGCAACTATTTGAAAGCTTTGAAATATACTACGACCAAGTAGGAAATATTATGTCTTCTATGGGACAGTTGCCAAAAGACTATGATGAACAGGTTGCTCAGGCCATATTAATTGCTAAAATGATTATGCCTTCTTATTTTATTGGAGGGGTGTTTATCACAGCCATTATTTATTTAGCGATTAATCTTTCATTGTTGAAAAGGTTGAAATTAGAAGTCCCTAAATTTTCAAAGTTTAAGGATTTTAGACTTCCTAAAGCAGTGTTATGGTATTATTTAATCGTATCCATATTCTCATTATTTGCTACTTTCGAAGTTGGATCATTTGGTTATTTAGCAAGCATTAATGCTTTACTTATCTTAAGGGCACTTCTTTTTCTTCAAGGGGTTTCCCTAATTCATTATTATTTTCATGTACTTGGCTACCCTAAATGGCTTGCGTTAATCGTAACAATTCTTGCGGTACCACTTTATACTTTTACAATAATAGTAGGTGTTTTTGACTTAGGATTTAATTTGCGAAGTTATTTAAAAGGCAGGTACAAAAAGTAA